Proteins encoded together in one Papaver somniferum cultivar HN1 unplaced genomic scaffold, ASM357369v1 unplaced-scaffold_21, whole genome shotgun sequence window:
- the LOC113339789 gene encoding uncharacterized protein LOC113339789, producing MVTSHSSTFTVRKENKALKMAIIRRKAPPHQLFASFTVFALAIFLVLFTEMVSSWLSVCSPGDDYIERNFHPFPKGSCGQCTNWCKSKCTSIDLFMILTECREVNPKTVDCQCCCSKVAPTGPPPPPTTTPFSPGDWGNICTSEQKYILIPRAQAKDCPWNPQCETKCKEEGRSSVNSECWGGSINRDKPESKYVWYEECCCGDVLPPPPPPPTPSFPPSPPSPPPPSPPPSCPCAPRCGWECGCGTDIDIQISIKSGSYAQV from the exons ATGGTAACCTCACATTCATCAACTTTCACAGTCAGGAAAGAAAATAAAGCTTTGAAGATGGCGATAATTAGAAGAAAAGCTCCTCCTCATCAGCTCTTTGCTTCCTTTACTGTCTTTGCATTAGCCATTTTCCTTGTTCTCTTCACAG AGATGGTGTCATCCTGGCTGAGTGTATGTTCTCCCGGTGATGATTACATTGAGAGAAATTTCCATCCTTTCCCTAAAGGCAGCTGTGGCCAGTGCACAAATTGGTGTAAAAGTAAATGTACTAGCATTGATCTGTTCATGATCCTAACTGAGTGTCGAGAAGTTAACCCTAAGACGGTGGATTGTCAGTGTTGCTGCAGCAAAGTAGCACCGACGGGACCTCCTCCACCTCCAACGACAACGCCATTTTCTCCGGGGGATTGGGGTAACATTTGTACTTCCgaacaaaaatatatattgattcCACGTGCGCAAGCCAAAGATTGTCCATGGAATCCTCAATGTGAGACCAAATGCAAGGAAGAAGGCAGATCCAGTGTTAATTCAGAGTGCTGGGGGGGCAGTATTAATAGAGACAAACCTGAAAGTAAATATGTTTGGTATGAGGAGTGTTGTTGTGGAGATgttctcccaccaccaccaccacctcctacaCCTTCATTTCCACCTTCACCTCCTTCGCCACCTCCACCTTCCCCACCTCCTTCATGTCCATGCGCACCAAGATGTGGATGGGAATGTGGATGTGGCACAGATATCGATATTCAGATATCGATAAAATCAGGTAGTTATGCCCAAGTATAA
- the LOC113339875 gene encoding inverted formin-2-like: protein MGWFQSNSPWIGLFLFASVGCLALLIQMPACTEAVLQCGPNERYVSKIYKGVWQLTQCDDSCPNEIQTQCQNDNNRAVSKMRCNWWDPRGTTTAEEYATCEGCCGESLPTPPPAVTKDTCQAGELSKTFTLPASRPWNCGLCEDKCKAECGSDEEVLREMCVLNYVGEAGGNTYTCRCCCKPPPPPSCQCCNSNVDIQISIQSACAAPPSCPSPSPPPPSSPPPLPSPPPPPPSPPPPSPPPPPPSPPPPSPPPPPPSPPPPSPPPPPPSPPPPPSPPPPSPPPPSPPPPPPPRPAGDICDPTSENSFSRIGTSCTDCTTADCISKCEGIGETMTLDGCNPSSFLCTCCCTKSSLSSSTRTRRSSLFNTAQMGKLH, encoded by the exons ATGGGTTGGTTTCAGAGCAATTCTCCATGGATTGGTCTTTTCCTTTTTGCATCAGTTGGATGCTTAGCTTTGTTGATCC AGATGCCGGCGTGCACTGAAGCCGTTTTACAGTGTGGTCCTAATGAACGTTACGTATCAAAAATTTACAAGGGTGTTTGGCAGCTAACGCAATGTGATGACTCTTGTCCAAACGAGATACAAACTCAATGTCAGAATGATAATAACAGAGCCGTGTCTAAGATGAGGTGCAATTGGTGGGATCCTCGAGGTACTACGACGGCAGAAGAGTATGCAACTTGCGAGGGATGCTGTGGTGAATCTCTCCCCACCCCACCGCCGGCGGTAACGAAGGATACATGTCAAGCCGGAGAACTAAGTAAAACTTTTACTTTACCGGCTAGCCGGCCATGGAATTGCGGCCTTTGTGAAGATAAGTGTAAAGCTGAATGTGGATCCGATGAAGAGGTGTTGAGGGAAATGTGTGTATTGAATTATGTCGGCGAGGCTGGAGGTAATACTTATACGTGCAGATGTTGCTGCAAGCCTCCTCCGCCACCATCGTGTCAATGTTGCAACTCAAATGTAGACATTCAAATCTCAATTCAATCAG CATGTGCAGCACCACCTTCATGTCCATCTCCTTCACCTCCTCCTCCATCTTccccaccaccactaccatctcccccaccaccgccgccatctccaccacctccatctccaccaccaccaccgccatcaccccctcctccatctccaccaccaccaccgccatcacCCCCTCCTCCATctcccccaccaccaccaccatcacccccccctcctccatctccaccaccaccatctccaccaccaccatccccaccaccaccacctccaccaaggCCCGCAGGAGATATATGTGATCCAACGTCTGAAAATTCATTTTCGAGAATTGGGACAAGTTGCACGGATTGTACGACTGCCGATTGTATTAGTAAATGTGAGGGAATTGGAGAAACAATGACACTAGACGGGTGCAACCCTTCTAGTTTTCTCTGTACCTGTTGTTGCACCAAAAGCTCACTATCATCATCAACGAGGACTCGTCGTTCATCATTATTCAACACAGCACAGATGGGAAAACTTCACTAA
- the LOC113339836 gene encoding vegetative cell wall protein gp1-like, which produces MERNSSSAGFFLLVIVCFSALFQISSTEAFCENAQTQDVYNAADCTACQNTCVRVCAAQGSSYTTQQCTPKTGTAAYATCKCCCSPTPFSPPPPPPSPPPPPPSPPPPSPPPPSPPPPSPSPPPPSPPPPSPSPPPPAALCPTDPVEVYNAADCDVCTNTCSRLCMATGSSLIGKECGPQTSSAGVSCQCCCASPPPPPPSPSPTPPSPSPSPPSPPPPSPSPPSPPSPCPPPAPGCGCGCGSGCGCCNTDVNIQISIKSGGNAQVTKTSSSSPTGGNVKVSTPSSSPSARGGTYDEL; this is translated from the exons ATGGAGCGTAATTCCTCATCTGCTGGTTTTTTCCTGCTTGTAATCGTTTGTTTCTCAGCACTGTTTC AGATATCATCAACGGAAGCTTTTTGTGAAAATGCCCAAACACAAGATGTGTACAATGCTGCTGATTGCACCGCTTGCCAAAATACATGTGTAAGAGTATGTGCGGCACAAGGAAGTTCATATACTACACAACAGTGCACACCTAAAACCGGTACTGCAGCATACGCAACATGCAAGTGCTGTTGTTCACCTACACCATTCTCtccgccaccacctccaccttcCCCTCCACCTCCGCCTCCATCACCGCCTCCACCttcaccaccacctccatcaccacctccaccttcaccttcaccaccacccccatcaccacctccaccttccccatcaccacctccacctgcCGCTCTTTGTCCGACTGATCCTGTGGAAGTTTACAATGCCGCTGACTGTGACGTTTGCACAAATACCTGTAGTAGATTATGTATGGCGACAGGAAGTTCACTTATTGGAAAAGAATGCGGACCTCAAACCAGTTCCGCGGGAGTATCATGCCAGTGTTGTTGTGCAAGtcccccaccaccacctccttcgCCTTCGCCAACACCTCCTTCCCCATCACCATCTCCACCTTCCCCACCTCCTCCATCTCCATCCCCACCATCTCCTCCAAGTCCGTGCCCACCACCAGCACCAGGCTGTGGATGTGGCTGCGGATCTGGATGTGGTTGTTGCAACACCGATGTTAACATTCAGATATCAATAAAATCAGGTGGTAATGCCCAAGTAACAAAAACGTCATCATCGTCCCCAACTGGTGGTAATGTCAAAGTatcaacaccatcatcatcaccatctgcTAGGGGTGGTACTTATGATGAATTGTGA
- the LOC113339310 gene encoding chitin-binding lectin 1-like, whose product MSSKSFPISFGLFVFGILALNAYSEMASAQATCQPGQQGWTYPLTLTCSGCDLKCNAICLFKPYTKFCNGNPGWFTQGCLCCCGAASPVPVPPSPPPPSPPPPPPPRDPRDLCLPTEISHSSATASCSTCPACNCGPGVTPTLSGVCVNNYCNCCCPSALTSSTTPGSSFFERAARIMFQ is encoded by the exons ATGTCTTCCAAGAGTTTTCCAATAAGTTttggtttgtttgtttttggGATTCTTGCTTTAAATGCGTACTCAG AGATGGCATCGGCGCAAGCAACTTGTCAACCTGGGCAACAAGGGTGGACTTACCCCCTAACCCTAACTTGTTCTGGATGTGATCTTAAATGTAATGCAATATGTCTCTTTAAACCATATACCAAGTTCTGCAATGGCAATCCAGGCTGGTTTACCCAAGGATGTCTGTGTTGTTGTGGAGCAGCAAGCCCAGTCCCTgttccaccatcacctccacctccatcaccaccaccaccacctcctccaagAGATCCACGAGACTTATGCCTTCCCACTGAGATTTCTCACTCGAGCGCAACCGCCTCTTGCTCCACATGTCCAGCCTGTAATTGTGGTCCTGGTGTAACTCCAACACTTTCCGGGGTGTGCGTTAATAATTACTGCAACTGTTGTTGCCCGAGTGCCCTTACATCGTCAACCACTCCTGGTTCGTCATTCTTCGAAAGAGCAGCAAGAATAATGTTTCAGTAG